The following proteins are encoded in a genomic region of Zea mays cultivar B73 chromosome 9, Zm-B73-REFERENCE-NAM-5.0, whole genome shotgun sequence:
- the LOC100273169 gene encoding Plant L-ascorbate oxidase precursor, whose product MRLPLPLLALVCCALMARQHCAAAGKARHLRWEISNMFWSPDCEEKVVIGINGQFPGPTIRARAGDTVHVQLRNALHTEGVVIHWHGIRQIGTPWADGTAAISQCAINPEETFTYRFVVDKPGTYFYHGHYGMQRAAGLYGSLVVDVAEGEEEPFQYDGELNLLLSDWYHESIHTQMVALSSRPFRWIGEPQSLLINGRGQFNCSLAAAHTQGATNTQCAATAANTQCAPVVLPVQPNKTYRLRVASTTSLASLNLAIGNHKLTVVEADGNYVDPFVVDDIDLYSGDSYSVLLTTDQDTSSNYWVSVGVRGRLPKTAPALAVLNYRPNRASDLPALAPPVTPAWDDYGHSKAFTYRIRARAGTPPPPPTAARRIELLNTQNRMDGRIRWSINNVSMVLPATPYLGSLKMGLKSTLAAARPAETFSREYDVTLPPPNPNTTAGDNVYVLAHNTTVDVLLQNANALSRNVSEVHPWHLHGHDFWVLGYGDGAYRGDAADEARLNLRDPPLRNTAVIFPYGWTMLRFVADNPGVWAFHCHIEPHLHMGMGVIFAEAVDLVAKVPNEAVSCGATATALMAGGHL is encoded by the exons ATGAGGCTTCCTCTCCCTCTGCTGGCCCTGGTGTGCTGCGCCCTGATGGCGCGCCAGCATTGCGCTGCGGCGGGCAAGGCCCGGcacttgaggtgggagatcagcaACATGTTCTGGTCTCCCGACTGCGAGGAGAAGGTGGTGATCGGCATCAACGGGCAGTTCCCGGGCCCGACGATCCGCGCCCGGGCCGGCGACACCGTCCACGTCCAGCTCAGGAACGCGCTCCACACCGAGGGCGTCGTCATCCACTGGCACGGCATCCGACAG ATCGGGACGCCGTGGGCGGACGGCACGGCGGCGATCTCCCAGTGCGCCATCAACCCCGAGGAAACCTTCACCTACCGCTTCGTCGTCGACAAG CCGGGGACGTACTTCTACCACGGGCACTACGGGATGCAGAGGGCGGCGGGGCTGTACGGGTCGCTGGTCGTGGACGTggcggagggggaggaggagccgtTCCAGTACGACGGCGAGCTCAACCTGCTGCTCAGCGACTGGTACCACGAGAGCATCCACACCCAGATGGTCGCCCTCTCGTCCAGGCCCTTCAGGTGGATCGGCGAGCCACAG TCTCTGCTGATCAACGGGAGAGGCCAGTTCAACTGCTCGCTGGCCGCAGCGCACACGCAGGGGGCCACCAACACGCAgtgcgccgccaccgccgccaacACGCAGTGCGCGCCGGTGGTACTCCCCGTGCAGCCTAACAAGACCTACAGGCTCAGGGTGGCCAGCACCACCTCGCTCGCTTCTCTCAACCTCGCGATCGGG AATCACAAGCTGACGGTGGTGGAGGCCGACGGCAACTACGTGGACCCATTCGTTGTGGACGACATCGACCTCTACTCCGGCGACAGCTACTCTGTCCTGCTCACGACGGACCAGGACACGTCCTCGAACTACTGGGTCAGCGTGGGCGTGCGCGGCCGGCTGCCCAAGACGGCGCCGGCGCTGGCAGTGCTCAACTACCGCCCCAACCGCGCGTCGGACCTGCCAGCCCTCGCGCCGCCGGTCACCCCGGCGTGGGACGACTACGGCCACAGCAAGGCGTTCACGTACAGGATCCGCGCGCGCGCCGGGAcgcccccgccgccgccgacggcggCCCGCCGCATCGAGCTGCTCAACACGCAGAACCGGATGGACGGGCGCATCAGGTGGTCCATCAACAACGTGTCCATGGTTCTGCCCGCCACGCCGTACCTGGGCTCCCTGAAGATGGGGCTCAAGTCGACGCTGGCGGCGGCGCGCCCCGCGGAGACGTTCAGCCGGGAATACGACGTGACGCTGCCGCCGCCGAACCCCAACACGACGGCGGGGGACAACGTGTACGTCCTGGCGCACAACACCACCGTCGACGTGCTGCTCCAGAACGCCAACGCGCTGTCGCGCAACGTCAGCGAGGTGCACCCGTGGCACCTCCACGGCCACGACTTCTGGGTGCTGGGCTACGGCGACGGCGCGTACCGCGGGGACgccgccgacgaagcgcggctcaACCTCCGGGACCCGCCGCTGCGGAACACGGCGGTCATCTTTCCGTACGGGTGGACGATGCTCCGGTTCGTGGCGGACAACCCGGGCGTGTGGGCCTTCCACTGCCATATCGAGCCGCACCTCCACATGGGCATGGGCGTCATCTTCGCTGAGGCTGTCGACCTCGTCGCCAAGGTGCCCAACGAGGCTGTATCCTGTGGCGCCACGGCCACCGCGCTCATGGCCGGCGGTCACCTGTGA